A segment of the candidate division KSB1 bacterium genome:
ATGGAATAGATCCCGTTGCGCAGGGATGACAATCAGGAAACCTTAAGCGCAAAAGCTGATTCATGAATTATCCAAGTGTAACTACATTTTGTTTATCCGCCAGGGTGGATTTTTTCTGTTTTCACCGGCATAATATAAGCAAATTTCATTACCTGCCGGATCTTTAAGCCTGGCCTCTCGCCATAGCCAACTCTCATCTGTTGGTTCCTGTAAAAATTGAAATCCTTTACCCTTTAGTGAATCTACAAGTTCATCGAGTCTTTCAGATTCAAAATAAATCAC
Coding sequences within it:
- a CDS encoding VOC family protein, translated to MNLNQVTLPAVNIVESVSFYRKMGFTQIVESPHYARFECPEGDSTFSVHLVKEINNNETGVVIYFESERLDELVDSLKGKGFQFLQEPTDESWLWREARLKDPAGNEICLYYAGENRKNPPWRINKM